A stretch of Spodoptera frugiperda isolate SF20-4 chromosome 6, AGI-APGP_CSIRO_Sfru_2.0, whole genome shotgun sequence DNA encodes these proteins:
- the LOC118267463 gene encoding uncharacterized protein LOC118267463 isoform X2, whose product MNRLMSESTIDVNHQNGHVNGDAELKPQKSLNRAVSTSHLLGPIAPSPPVTPALLNTNGYTRRFTPQTGTKGIMQRFIANKGKLPTPTGGQIPTTPITPMVPPLVFPTSPVIAPVVSPPVINRTPEGKPVRKGYVPVEEKIQKELQEMKDREHELKKMRKKQKPYDLELSDNETTSESEDEEIPMPGKLKATKSIGELYEALNEELRSPSPRNSSGHDSIGSLKPAKSLAELCTLAPGEEFLAPSSTRLIAKWESLIQQKQEAGAA is encoded by the coding sequence ATGAACAGACTAATGTCGGAGTCCACCATCGACGTAAACCACCAGAACGGCCATGTGAATGGTGATGCGGAACTCAAGCCGCAGAAGAGCCTCAACAGAGCCGTTTCTACCTCACATCTGCTGGGTCCAATCGCACCCTCGCCTCCTGTTACTCCCGCACTCCTCAACACAAATGGATACACGAGGCGATTTACTCCTCAGACGGGAACAAAAGGCATTATGCAGCGATTCATCGCAAACAAGGGTAAGCTACCAACCCCCACAGGAGGACAAATCCCTACAACGCCTATAACGCCAATGGTGCCACCTCTCGTGTTCCCCACTTCACCGGTGATTGCTCCGGTGGTTAGTCCTCCCGTCATTAACCGTACGCCTGAAGGCAAGCCGGTCAGAAAGGGCTACGTGCCTGTTGAGGAGAAAATACAGAAAGAATTACAGGAAATGAAGGACAGGGAACACGAGCTGAAAAAGATGAGGAAAAAGCAAAAGCCGTATGACCTAGAGCTGAGTGACAACGAGACAACCTCCGAGTCGGAGGACGAGGAGATTCCCATGCCTGGTAAACTGAAGGCGACCAAATCGATAGGCGAACTGTACGAGGCACTGAACGAGGAGCTGCGGTCGCCGTCACCTAGGAATAGTTCAGGACATGACTCCATTGGGAGCCTGAAGCCGGCGAAGTCGTTGGCGGAGCTGTGTACACTAGCCCCGGGAGAAGAGTTCCTCGCGCCTAGCTCCACGCGACTCATAGCAAAGTGGGAGTCCCTCATACAGCAAAAACAAGAGGCTGGCGCTGCTTAG
- the LOC118267463 gene encoding uncharacterized protein LOC118267463 isoform X1, whose protein sequence is MGESLLKEDPLSRIQREIIEVTEREREFKEGHFRMNRLMSESTIDVNHQNGHVNGDAELKPQKSLNRAVSTSHLLGPIAPSPPVTPALLNTNGYTRRFTPQTGTKGIMQRFIANKGKLPTPTGGQIPTTPITPMVPPLVFPTSPVIAPVVSPPVINRTPEGKPVRKGYVPVEEKIQKELQEMKDREHELKKMRKKQKPYDLELSDNETTSESEDEEIPMPGKLKATKSIGELYEALNEELRSPSPRNSSGHDSIGSLKPAKSLAELCTLAPGEEFLAPSSTRLIAKWESLIQQKQEAGAA, encoded by the coding sequence tCACTGCTGAAAGAAGACCCTCTGTCTAGGATCCAACGTGAGATCATAGAGGTGacagagagagaaagagaattCAAAGAGGGACATTTTCGAATGAACAGACTAATGTCGGAGTCCACCATCGACGTAAACCACCAGAACGGCCATGTGAATGGTGATGCGGAACTCAAGCCGCAGAAGAGCCTCAACAGAGCCGTTTCTACCTCACATCTGCTGGGTCCAATCGCACCCTCGCCTCCTGTTACTCCCGCACTCCTCAACACAAATGGATACACGAGGCGATTTACTCCTCAGACGGGAACAAAAGGCATTATGCAGCGATTCATCGCAAACAAGGGTAAGCTACCAACCCCCACAGGAGGACAAATCCCTACAACGCCTATAACGCCAATGGTGCCACCTCTCGTGTTCCCCACTTCACCGGTGATTGCTCCGGTGGTTAGTCCTCCCGTCATTAACCGTACGCCTGAAGGCAAGCCGGTCAGAAAGGGCTACGTGCCTGTTGAGGAGAAAATACAGAAAGAATTACAGGAAATGAAGGACAGGGAACACGAGCTGAAAAAGATGAGGAAAAAGCAAAAGCCGTATGACCTAGAGCTGAGTGACAACGAGACAACCTCCGAGTCGGAGGACGAGGAGATTCCCATGCCTGGTAAACTGAAGGCGACCAAATCGATAGGCGAACTGTACGAGGCACTGAACGAGGAGCTGCGGTCGCCGTCACCTAGGAATAGTTCAGGACATGACTCCATTGGGAGCCTGAAGCCGGCGAAGTCGTTGGCGGAGCTGTGTACACTAGCCCCGGGAGAAGAGTTCCTCGCGCCTAGCTCCACGCGACTCATAGCAAAGTGGGAGTCCCTCATACAGCAAAAACAAGAGGCTGGCGCTGCTTAG